taataattattctCCAGAAATATGACCAAGTCAAATCGAGACAATTACCAGGAGCAGTCCTTTATATTATCCAGTTGCACAACACACTTCTTGAATAAATGACATATCCTAATTTAGGATACATCACCAGATTCAAGTCAGAGAGTATCCTCTGCCAGTCAATAAGAGTGCGGGTCACTGGAAGATCCCTTCGTAGAATTTTTCTCAGGGCTTCGTTTGATAGCTCCTGTAGTTCTTCTAGGACCGCAGcttgaaatttattctcttggtCTTCCACAAGCCTTGCAAAACTTAGAGCCAGCTGAGCTTGGTTGACTATTTCCAAGCTTTCTTTCACATCCTTGGAGATTTCAACATGAAGGTTGACACACCTGAAGAAGTGAGCTTGCACAAAAATTCTTCCAGTCACTAACGTTAGAAAAGGGTTCACCTGGAAAATCCATTTAGATTTCCAAAGACCATTCCAGCATTGTCCTGATTCATAGTTGTGATCCTCAATGCAAGCTATCAAGAACTCCCTATTTTTGATAGTTTTTCTCAGCACGTTGCAATTTCCTGCTGGGTAGTGATCACTCACATACAGTTTTAAGGCACACAGAACAACAGTTCTCAGGTATTCTGTCTCATTCCGAATGATACCGTGACTTTGGATGTCTCTTAACTGATTTTGAAGCAGGTCAAATTTGAAAGAAAGTTTGCTCTGATAGTCAAAAAACCGGTAGTTACCCATTACATTGTGGTGAGACAAGAGTACTGGATTTCCATCGATGCGGAGTGGCACAGAATATTTTTGGCAGTGTTGGTGGCCTGCACACTCACCTTGATGGTGCATAAGTTTTTCATCACGGATAAGCAGACAGAGATCATCAAAGGCGTTTACAAATTCCCCTGGAGGAGCCTGTATTAACAGTCTGCGAattactctttctttctccttcctgcttAGCAAACTAAGTGACATGTTTGGTTGCGGCAGAAGCAAAGCTTCTGAAATGAAGAGTATTCAAAGGATGAGAAAACATTCCATGAGACACCTTTCCCATCAAGGTGTTAAACATTCAAGCTTAAGATTATTATGTTCGACCATGAAGGCAGGTAGTCTGACAAGCTCTGAGTCTCCTGATGAAGTCATAAAGACGCTTCCTCTATGAAGTGTGGAACTTTTGATGACATCACAATGGATGCGCAGAccgaaaggaaaaaatgacagtCACCTGACAGCGTGGTGCCCAGCCAACCAGCTATACCTAATTTTGAAGATTTTAAGAACTTAGGCTCCTGAACAGCCTTCTTCAAAAGtggtgtgtctctgtgtgtgcattttGTGTTGTCAGGAATCTAGGGAAGCAGGCCAGAGTTTCTAGAGAGTGTTTGACAGCATTTCTCACTGTCAGGAATCACAGTGGCTTCCATTTGTACCTCAGCTCTCAGAGGAGCTGCTCAAACCCACTGGAAGCACATTCTGATAAAAGGTTTGAGGGGTTTAAacaacacaggaaaaataaaacgaGATACAACGGAAGGTCATAGAAAAATGCCAGAATAGCAAGAAAAGCTACAAATTCTACACATCATGGGTTTGGAGATGGTCAGAGCATAAGCAAGAAGCCAAAAAGTTTCAGGGACCATATCTTGCATTCTGTTTTTGTGGGATTTAAGCGTGAGCTCGCTTCAAAGAACAAAGGCAACAAACCACTGTGTGTTCTCTGCTTTATCCCTagaaaagtggtgacagtggcaaCAGCCAATGAATAtcaagagattcttttcctcaaagGGGCAGAGTTAATTGTATTTGGAACCTGTGACAACACCTAATGGGGAGAGACTTCAAAGACAGGAGAATCAGCACATCAAGTCCTGGAAGTGTGGAAACGAAATATCCATTCAGAGgttctttctgttcctctttcCTCATCTTTCTCTGGATTTATCCTCTTTGTTTGACTCTCTTATTCTTTTTGAAGAGTCCTGAATGTAAGTCCCTCTCATTTAAGGTTGAACTGCTTCTTCCACATCTGTCCTGAGCTTTTCTGAGTTTCCCTGGATTCCAGtatctttttcttataagaacatgAACTTTGCCTTATTAAGTCACAGCCATTAAATTGTAGGGCTTCTCATTAGTTCTAACAACCTGAAACTGAGCAGAGTTTTGAACAATTTTTACCTGTACCTTTCATGATTTTATAGATTGTCATTACTTCATTCATCCTTAGTTTTTCAAATTGTAGTGTCCTGATTTCTATAGTTTGTATATAATGagtaagtttgtttgttttagttttctctctcataccaaatatatatttactgtgaTATTTTTAACCCTCTTTCTATGGTACTTAAAATGTTGCtttttgggggtgtgtgtgtagcTGGATATTTGACTaatgtagtaataataattataacagtcatggttactatttttttttttgaagatttaaaaagcagttttattctcatttttaaactttatatatttcccttttcccccttccctttccccttccccttccctttccccttccccttccccttccccttccccttccccttccccttcccttcccttcccttccctctgtctttctttctttcattctactCACCCTTGACAACCAGGGTGAAGATGGGGAAGATTTTATCCGGATCtcagcggggtgggggagggtccctCTTGAAAAAATCTGTAAATTTTCGGTGGTCTAGAGCTTTTGCTTCAGGGCAGTATTGGGCCTATCTTCCCTTGGGTTGTTGGGGGTCTCTGAGACCCCTCGGAGGCAACACctgaatcttttgttttttgacattctTGACATTTGTTCCAGTGAGTCTGGCTCTGCTCAAGGCCTGGCCTCCAACTAGCGCAGGACGTCCTGTCCTGTCGCGACAAAACGTCGCTTTCCTGGGCAGGAGTGCTGTGGTTGGTGGGTCTTAGCCGAGCCccgctgtgtgccaggctctgttctaggccCTGAGGTGGGGGCACAGCCACAGGCTCCCCACGCTCCTGGAACTTTCAGTCTAGCGGTGGAGACAGACCACAAACAACATGAGTAACAGGTGTCATGTTAGAAGTGCTCCATGGTTACTATTTTATTGAATACTCAGTAGCAGAAACTATGTTCAGTGACATGTTATGAACTCATTAAATGTTTCCACTTTCTTTAAGATTAAGAATTAGTTTACCCACATTTCTGGACAAGTGAACTAAAGCTGAGAGAGATCAAGTGAGATGATGATCTTGAAGACCAGCTGTCTCCAAAGTTCATGCCTTCAGGCAATAGACTGTAGTAATGTTTTAACATATTTCCCAAGTAAtaactttatttctcaaatttttatttttatttttgtatttttagtgtgCTACGACCTTTTTCATGCCTTAACTATAGCATAGTAACTacttaatttgtttgttttaaatattatttatcatataattatGTTGTCATTTACTTTAAGTGCAAGAcagattattctttaaaaataaaaataagtacagtAAACTGAAGgaagagcaaatatttatttaggaacTTTAAATACTCAATGACTTTTCAGTGACTCAGTGGGAATTTCCTTAACTTTTTTGTTCTTCATACATGGTTTTGGTCGAAGATTCAGGATGAATTTAGAGGTGGAAAAATTAATCTAGAAAAAACTCAGAAATTACTTGAAAAATTAGATGTTCAGTGCAATAGTATTCATGTGAAACATATTTTCAAGGTAAGATGATATCTGCCCCCTGCCTCTCCTACCTTAGGAAAGACTTGATTCAATATAAGTAAATGTTAATAGCTTCTAGAATGTTTTtgtacaaaaaatatgaaaaactagtCTCTTATGAATAAAAGCAATTAATTATGCTAATTATATTTACAATCAAGATGGAGAAAATTGAAGTAGGAGGCAAAATTAGTtgtagataaaatttaaaataatatgagacTATTAGTTTAGAATAATTTCCTGAGCATAAGGAATGCTCACATCAAATCTAAGATTGATTGTATAATTagatcaaaataatataaatgatgaaATGGTAAATGGATTGGTAATCAGTGATTTATATAtaactaagcccaaagttagcagaggggaggaaataataaagattaacacagaaataaaatagaaaataaaaaataatagaagaagaaATTGTGCAACtaagttttgatttttgaaaggacaaacaaaactgacaaactCTTAGCaagactaagaaagaaagaaagaaagctcaaataaataaaatcagaagtgaaagagaagacattacaactgatcccacagaaataaaaaagatcataGGAATTATTATGAACAATCATATACCAAAAAACTGGACAACCTGCAAAAATATCTCCATATATTCCTAGAAATATACAATCTGTCAAGACTGAATCAAGAAGAACTGGAAAGCTTGAgcagaccaataacaaataaggagactgaatcagtaatcaaaaacctctcAACAAAGGAAAGCCCAGGACCAAATGGTTTCATagatgaattctaccaaagatttaaagaattaataccaaccctctttaaatatttccaaaaaatagaagagggaaCACTTTCAATCTTATTTTATAAGGTCAGCATCACCCTGATAATAAAGCTGGACAAAGacaccacaaaaaatgaaaactataggcAAGTGTTTCTGATGGAAATAGATGAAatattcctcaacaaaatactagcaaatcaaattcaacagcactTTAAAAGGATCACACACCATGCCCAAATGGTATCTATCCCTGACATGCAAGGATGGTtgaatgtacaaaaatcaatcaatgtgatataccacattaacagaaagaaagaggaaaaaacccatgataatcttaaaaatacagaatttgatGAAATTTAACACACTTCCATGATAATAGCTCTCAACAAATTACcttaacacaataaaggccatatatgaaaagcccatAGCCAACAccatatttaatgataaaaaacTGTAAGACTTTCCTCTAAGATTTGGAACATAGAACTGGAAGTTCTAGTCAGagcaattaagaaaatgaaataaaaggcattcagatTGTAAAGGCAGAAGTAAAATCATCTCCTTTTAGAGGTGGCATGATCTGAtgtgtagaaaaccctaaagattttgccaaaaaacaattaaaactaataaattcagtaaagttgcaagatacaaaatcaatgtgcaaaaCTATTCAAACAAGAaatcaaaaaaaaatctcatttatgttaatatcaaaaggaataaaatacttaggaataaacttaaccatgGAATGTGAAAAAGTTGTACGCCAAggctataaaacattaaaataaatgtaaaaataggcaaataaatgtaatacattcCATGTTATACTAATATGTCCATACTACTACCCAGGGCAATCTACAGATGCAATGCAATTTGTATGAAAAtcccaatgacttttttttaaagaatgaaaaacattcCTAAAATTCACACtgaaccaaaacaaacaaacaaacaaacaaacaaactaactaactaacaagaaaaaaacaccctggtttcaaaatatattaaaaaactgcagaaatcaaaacagtatggtatgagcacaaaaacagacatatagaccaaaggagcagaatacagagcccagaaataaatctattcaTATACAATCAACCAATCTTCTACAAAGGTGctaagaatacacaatggggaaaggatggtctctttaatataaaggaaaactggatattcatatgcaaaaaaatgaaattggatcttATCTTACACCATGAACAAAGATCTAAGTTGTcttaaagacctaaacataatACCTGAAACTAcgtaattctagaagaaaacaggaaaaaagcttcatgacattggtcttggcaataatttcttggatatgacatcaaaggcacaggtaacaaaagcaaaatagacaagtgggattaAATCAAACTAAATGCCTTCTGCAtagcaagggaaataatcaacaaaatgcaaaggcaatttatatatcCCTTAACAATTATTAtgtgttaactaaaaaaaaaaaaagggcccaACCGTTgctattattcatatttaaatgtgtttcttgactattctgttttctgtttgttctgttaAACTCATACCACACTACATAGGACCATCATTTACGTTTTCTGGTAATGCTATAGTGAAATCTTTTCCAATACATTTGGTTGACTCCTATTACCAACCAACATTTCTGAGTGAAAATTAGGATCACTTTGCAAAATTCCACTAGAACTGGAATTTTACTGGCTATAATGGGAAAATATAAACTGAATTATAgatactaaaagaagaaaaaaggcaatcTACAGAATAGGAGGTAATATTTACAAACCACATATCTGAGAAAAGGTTGATATCTAACCTATATAAGGAAGTCCCACAACTCAacaccaaaaaatgaaataacctgatttaaaaatatgcaaaagaattatatagacatttctcaaacGGCCAAAAAGCATGTAAAAAGATGCTGAATATCcctagccatcagggaaatgcaaatcaaaccacatgagatatcacttcatacctgttagagtgtttattatttaggaaaaaaaaccccagaagtgttggcaaagatatgaagaaaagggaactcttgaacactgttggtgggaataaaGATTAGTGCAGCCACTAGGGAAAACAGTAtaaaggttcctcaaaaaattaaaaatgaaactaccatatgatccagtaatcccatttctgggtatatagccCAAATCAAGAGATTTCTTCACTCCCATGTTcaatgcagcattatttacaatagccaagatacggaaacAGCCGGAGTGTCCGTTGgcagaagaatgaatgaagaaaatgtggtatatacatagaatggaatattagtcaccttagaaaagaaggaaatcttgccatttgggacaacatgggtaaacctagaggacattatactaagcgaaataagccagacacaaaagggcaaatacTACATGATAACACTTGTGtgaggaatctaaaatagtcaaacttacCAAAGCagggagtagaatgatggttgccggggggttggagggagggagaaacaaggAAGTATTAGTCAGAAAGCATAGTTTCTGCTACACAACCAGAATAAGTCCTAGAGAGCTACTGTACAGCATAGTGCCTATAGTAAATGACACTACATTgcatacttaaaatttgctaagagggtagatcttatgttGAATgctcttacacacacacaactaatAAAGAGGGCAGAAAGTGGTGGGGAACCTGCTACCTTGGGGCCACTTATGGCTTTCTGGATCCTTCAGCGTGGCCTTTGGACTGAATccaattttacagaacaaatccgtttaataaagggatttgttctgtgaagtttggattcggtcGATGGGCCACAGCTGGGGATCTGACCCAGTTGGGGATTTGAACATGTGGCCTTGAGACCACAGGCTCCCCACCCCTGTGAGAAACCCGTGCCCCAGATCCTGTTTGTTTATAGAAAGACTAGCAGAATGGAAATGTGGCTCAATTCTGTCACTAGACGACAGAGAGAGGATcgtgaataaaaggaagaaaagccagTGTTTTAACTGAGCTTTGTAGTAGGGAGATGGCAAATTTCTTGGAGAATCAGGCAAGAATGCTAGACTGGCCAATCCAGATAGTTAGGAACACAGAAATCTTGCATatgattttgttctttgaaagTGAGTACCCAGATAACTCAATCTATGTTAAATTGCTCTCGTTAACACAAACTGGGGAGGGTGTGACATTCACTCTCCTTGCAAGCTAACCAGGTAGCCGGATGTAGCTTCATGAATGCTGGCAGAGGCAGGCTCATGGGTCAGAGAAAAATGACAGCTTATTACTCACAAAAATAACAGTTACCAGAGTATTAGCATTTTGATGTCATGCCTCCAAGCCCCAGTTCCTAAAATGTGATAGAAAGAAGACCAGGAGACACACACATTGGGTTGCGTTACTGGAGAGGAACCTTAGTCTTTGggaatccagattttttttttttttttttttaaaaagagtctcactctgttgcctgggctcgagtgccgtggtgtcagcctagctcacagcaacctccgagtcctgggtttaagcaatcctcctgcctcagtctcctgagtagctgggactacaggcatgtgccaccatgcctggctaattttttatgcatatttttagttatagaaaatatacattggccgattaatttctttctatttatagtagagacagggtctcgctcttgctcaggctggttttgaactcctaaccttgagcaatcttcctgcctcagcctcccagagtgctaggattataggcgtgagccactgtgcctgccctaGGAATCCAGATTTTTTATGACGGGCAGTAAGCCTGTCTGATCTTTGCTCCAGagaacatcatcatcattattatggTGGACAATAAACAAAAACTACTTTTTCCTCTGGAAGGAGACACTTTTGACCAAAGCTGTTCGCTATATAAACATCTTTGAAAAGCCGGTCCCCCAAAGATGTGGTCAATATCTTTGTTCAGAAAATGTATGGAAACAAAAGAGACCCATGGAGAACTGTCTTCCAACAATCACTACTCTCAATAAGATTTAGCTGCCAAGTTCACAAACCACAAAAAGGAGCTTCAAAAACGGAAAGCTGTCATTCTCAGGAGACTGCTGCAGTGAAAGACAAAAATTTCGGACTTGTTTCTATGAATCCAAGTAGTGTGTGCTGCTGTAAGCTATCAGAATTTTAGTCAATTCATAGCTCATAATACATTTGAAGGACACAAGTTTTTGTGAATGATCTTTGCATGTTGGATTTTCCCCTCAATGGTCTCTTCAGAAACGGCTGTGTGCTTCCTGTTTTCATAAAATTCACATTCAACACAATATAGAGGCAGTGATATATTGAAATTTGTATCCAGTGTGCTGaaatattgtgaatattattCACTGATCACCAGGTTGCTTTGAAATTATCTTCAGGATAGAGATATCTGTTTCAGGTGGAATTGAATAAAACAAATGCCATGTTTAAATGCATTATGTgggctgagcgcggtggctcatgcctgtaatcctagcactctgggaggctgaggcgggcggattgctcgaggtcaggagttcgaaaccagcctgagcaagagtgagacccccccgtctctactaaaaatagaaagaaattaattggccaactaatatatataggaaaagttagccgagcatggtggcgcatgcctgtagtcccagctactcgggaggctgaggcaggaagattgcttgagcccaggagattgaggttgctgtgagctaggctgacgccatggcactcactctagcctgggcaacaaagcgagactctctctcaaaaaaaaaaaaaagaagaaaaaggaaaaaaaaataaatgcattatgtGGAATGCTCaatagttataaaattatagaaatagctCACCAATTGAAAATTATGATTATTTGGACATGGGCAGGCCTCAGGGTCTATTATTTAGCAACACCTTTTTGGAATGACTAGGAAAACaatgttaattataaaaattagaggGACAGTGTTTGCTTAGCATACTTACTTCAAAAACCTCTTTAAAATGACCTTAAGTactttaaaagcataaattacATGTAAACAGGGCTAATAATCACAATAAACTATtcttatctattaaaataattctaggTCTTCTAATAGATCACTTTGTTGCGTTAGGCTAAATTGCCATGCTGCATTAAAATGTTGATTAAACAGAATGCTTCAGGAAGGATTGGCTAACTGAATTTTGTGGATAGCTGGAAATTAAGCTTCTTAAACATTCAACTCTTTTTGCTTCCACTCTTGTTGCTAATCTTTCCACACTTCATGGGTGCACATTTTGCCAGAGTAAATAGAATGTAGTAAATCTTACTTTGGTGAACAAAATCTTCTAGTGTTTCAGAGCACAGAGATTCTTGGCTCTAATAGATCCTAGCTGTGTAGTTCTTGGCAAGTTGAAAATCTCTCTGAGATTTCTTAATCTGTGAATACTATCATAGTTATCTCACAGGATTGTTCTGAATATTAAATAAGACATATATGAATGTACCTAGTACCAGGCATGGCAAAaagtgggcac
This Microcebus murinus isolate Inina chromosome 10, M.murinus_Inina_mat1.0, whole genome shotgun sequence DNA region includes the following protein-coding sequences:
- the CAPZA3 gene encoding F-actin-capping protein subunit alpha-3 — translated: MSLSLLSRKEKERVIRRLLIQAPPGEFVNAFDDLCLLIRDEKLMHHQGECAGHQHCQKYSVPLRIDGNPVLLSHHNVMGNYRFFDYQSKLSFKFDLLQNQLRDIQSHGIIRNETEYLRTVVLCALKLYVSDHYPAGNCNVLRKTIKNREFLIACIEDHNYESGQCWNGLWKSKWIFQVNPFLTLVTGRIFVQAHFFRCVNLHVEISKDVKESLEIVNQAQLALSFARLVEDQENKFQAAVLEELQELSNEALRKILRRDLPVTRTLIDWQRILSDLNLVMYPKLGYVIYSRSVLCNWII